One window of Cygnus olor isolate bCygOlo1 chromosome 28, bCygOlo1.pri.v2, whole genome shotgun sequence genomic DNA carries:
- the LOC121060889 gene encoding scale keratin produces the protein MSCYDLCPTYNSGISRPQPIADSGNEPCFRQCPDSVAVIQPPPVAVTFPGPILSSFPQDSVVGSSGAPVFGGYGGSLGFGGSSLGYGGLYGSGGSSLGYGGLYGFGGSSLGYGGLSGYGGSSLGYRGLSGYGRSFGSGYCSPYTYRYNRYRRGSCGPC, from the coding sequence ATGTCTTGCTACGACCTGTGTCCCACCTACAACAGTGGCATCAGCCGTCCCCAGCCCATCGCTGACAGTGGGAACGAGCCCTGTTTCCGGCAGTGCCCTGACTCCGTGGCCGTGATCCAGCCACCCCCAGTTGCTGTCACCTTCcctggccccatcctcagctccttcccccaggaTTCAGTTGTGGGATCCTCCGGAGCACCCGTCTTTGGGGGTTATGGGGGCTCCCTAGGCTTTGGGGGCTCTTCCCTGGGCTATGGGGGTCTGTATGGCTCTGGGGGCTCTTCCCTGGGCTATGGGGGTCTGTATGGCTTTGGGGGCTCCTCTCTGGGCTATGGGGGCTTGTCTGGCTATGGAGGCTCCTCCCTGGGTTACAGGGGCCTGTCTGGCTATGGTAGATCCTTCGGTTCTGGCTATTGCAGCCCTTACACCTACCGGTACAACAGATACCGCCGTGGAAGCTGCGGGCCCTGCTAA